A stretch of DNA from Montipora capricornis isolate CH-2021 chromosome 1, ASM3666992v2, whole genome shotgun sequence:
GTAAAGCTAATCGCTCTATGTAGTTTTCTGTAAGTATAGGGGAAGCCCAAACATTACTATTATAAGCCCCTACGGTTTCCTTTTGGGCTTCCTCGTCACACTTTACATTAGTTGTATAACAttctctttattttattatttaggCATAATTTGTAATTGTAGCATTTTATTGTGTGGTAAATGAATTAACACAAATCAGAAAATATAATCTCTGCCAATGACATCTAGGTTTAACAGACAgttgaccaatcacatcaaTCACCAGAGTATTTATACCGTCTATACTGaagttacacaaatcacttgaatcTGAAGATGATTGTGACGCCTGAGTCTTGCATAAAAAGACGCAAAAATtacttaaattatttatttatatgcaTCAATTGCGATAGGaaagacaaaatgaaaaaccGCCACAGAGATCTTAATCATTTTAGTTTGACCTATCTAATTATTTCTGTCACTTTTGGCCAATATAACTTTTATACAACCGGCGTGATTTATTGATTTGCtcttagttaattaattaatcaagcAATTCTGCACTCCCTACTTACTCAGAGCATTTacctttattttgcttttactGAGCTGGTACTGCATGGCCTTGCTACTGTAAACACTATGCCGGGTTATTCCTCgctactatttaacaattattccataagcgcgcgttggatatgagatggtaaatagccaacgaggcgcgtagcgccgagttgactataaccagtctcatatccaacaagcgcgaatggaataattgttttattaaattccttcaactccaaaaatttgaaagtacgaaatacgagcggaaaaagcgagcaaatccgagcaaaatcgaaaaaaacttgatgaaaactaatgcgatgttgtgtaataccttgttgtcagacagacgcaggctcatcacaaaaacatttcttcccttttcgcgtacttctaaacgtcggaattgatccaaactttccataaaatttttttttctcctttttggctttattcaaagagtaatttcgcattccggcgaaaacatttttagtttagcaacgcttaacgcaatcatttaccatataaggtcaaaccaaggtatgtGAGCTGACATagcgagattgagtgaaccaaccagagcacgcgaaatgcattaagcgaggttgagaatttaataataagaTTTATTTAATTGTAACGAAATTTACggctattttttttaaaaatctatttgcAAAGGAGCGCGAAGGTGTGCACTCACCAGGTCTGCACTGGGGACACCATTCTTCATGTGCTTTTAGGATTCCATGAGGGCATTTCGGACACCTCATCAGAGAACAGTCGACAATGGAACCCGTGCAGGTGCAATGGTAACGTTCTCCAGAAGCCAAAGTTCGGGCCCAGGAATCTCCGGGATTCATAAGCTTGCCTGCGTGAAAGCAAACTAAAacgaaaaataatattattattattataaggtGTGAATTAAGTTAGAGTCGAGGTCCCAAGAAGATTGCAATATGCTAAAAAAACTTCATGCAATGGAAGCAACTATCGGTTTTGAAGAGAAAGGAAGAACAGCTGAGGAGCTACCGGAGAAAAGAGGACTCTAAAACAGACAAAATCCTAAAACGCAATCGCACACGGAGCCACATGTCTCAAAACAGTCACAAATATGTCCTGGGACCTGGGTCTCCAATGGACTACCAATGTATTACGATTGGTTTTGAGCATCTGAGCACGTACAATGGGCCTCCGAACCTAATGCGCATGCTGAGTACGAAAAATTCTCTCTCGGATTCACACAAATACTCCAATATGAAGGTTCGACTTTATTCGTACCACATTTGGGACAGCATACTCCTGGTATCCTGACTTCCCATTTCTCGCACGCATTCCACGCAAGTCCAAGATCACACGCATGAAAGCTACAGTTGCTTATATTCCCACCAGAGCATTGGCATTCCTTACACGAGGCGCTTTTCACGGGTGTAGTAACGTTATGGTACATAATCATACCGCTTCTGCACGTGGCTGCGAAGGGAAGTTAATCATTAGCATTTTCAATGAAGAATGTAGAATTTAAGACACTCAATACAGGTTTTGGACGGCAGCTacgttgcatggcaggaacaatagattctttttcctatggaaacaaatgttctttctaattcaaaacattttcattgttcctgccatgcaacatggctgccgtgcaaaacctctatggaccattttacagttctatgctcagttaccaggcctttgaataaaagcgaggctgtaGTTAACATtgtttttgatacaaacctcacagcttttcttatgtaaataaaaactCGTTAGAATTGCAACAActtgatttacataagaaaagcaatgaggatTTCATCAAATTAAGGTCAACACCAGTCTCGCCTTTGTTCAATGGGCTGGTAACTGAGcatagaactgtaaaatggtccatAGAGATTGTTTCCTTCGAATAATGACGAAAAAAAGACTATCAATTCCGAGATTCCAAATGAATGTGATGTGCGTTGCATGGGATGTTTCGaataatagacctaatcggctaactcaatgttgtacccaattcaaaccctttgggaataaaacgttttgtttcaggtatttccatatcatttaaatatgaatgctacattatcatgcaaatgcaatacacaaagaatcttagtcccgggagatttgaattgggtacaacattgagttagccgattaggtctatgatGGTGTGGAGTCATGGAAACGTCGCTCAACAACTTTGATATCGTTGATTTTCATTCTTAATAAGATGCTGGGTCGCTTAAAAAGAAACAGTCCACTAATTACGGCGGGGGATTCAACTTAAACGTTCATGATTTTTTCTCTTATCTGAGAAGTCGCAACTGACTCACCTATGTCACAGAGGTTTGGTCTCTTACAAGTGTCAAATGAACTAACGTGTCAAACGTGCTATCACTTCGAGACTCCAAATGAATGTGATGTGCGTTGCATGGGATGTTTCGAATTAGGATAGCGGGGAGTCATCGAAAACCGGCGTCGCTCAACAACTTTGGTACCGCTGATTTTcattcttaaggacggtgcctactattgttattgcgcatacgttctgcgcatcgcgagatactcggatttcctatcgatggtgcttactaatacagggatatttttgctcggtttaaaattatcagcagaaagtagatcttagtaagtgtccttggtatccaaaaagaaaattgggggtaaccatgcatttttgagagataattaagtttcaatttgagaaagaactccatacattgctttgtattgtaaagctttttacaaatattattcatcaattatctttgaaaaatgcacggttacccccaattttctttttggatttcaataacacttgttaagatctacatttcctgcataatcacacaccgggaaaaaaaatatctttaattagtaggcaacgtccttaatAAGATGCTGGGTCGCTTAAAAAGAACCAGTTCACTAAAGAAGGCCGGGATTCAACTTAAACGTACATGATTTTTTCTCTTCCCTGAGAAGTAGCAAATGACTCTCCTATGCCACAGAGGTTTGGTCTTTTACTAGAGTCAAACGAAGTCTTCTAAGAACTATTTTAGAAAGAGTCGAACAACTGCAACTGGTTGTTCTACAAACAACGACTGTCAAGCTGCTGTTTCCTAAGACCCCGGCAAAccgcttcaacatttgcttctacatccgttcgattttgttaagCAGCGCCATGTTGAGACGGGGAAGTTAAATCGATGTTGAATTAGTTTAAAAGCatttaaacttttcttcaacaaccattcaacatttcttttgttttcgcgaatattgaatgaagttgaagcccATTTgcccctctttcaacattgttgggcatgcgcacgcgccctaatcggcctctcaatgacgtatctatgtccgtatccatagtgacaaccgcggctgcagcccAGTCCATTTTGAACGCGATGTAATAAGTTCAAATTCTTTTTGATCTCTATATTCTTGTAAAATAATTTCGTAATTTGCTTATTTCTAAGCGCAATGATtttattaacaaaattaaattagATCTATTATTATGTTATGTTTAAACTCTGGCCGTGCAGCATTTATATTTCCACAGTAATTGATCTGTTAAGTAGTGACTTACTGAcctaatcaatcaatcaatcaatcaattacttcaatcattcattcactcactcaATGGATTCGAATTAATCAATCAACCAGTTTATTATAAGAAACGatttagaaatacatgaaacaagaaatataagtgaaagaaaccgacgtttcggtgcatcttgcgccattatcaaggttataaagataaaatgcggtttgtaaaaaggctacgttaaaacgaatttgcataaaagagtgccaagctaattacatgaatactttagcacgaagagaatccgactgtacattcaatgctggtttaagatattgaatacacagcatttcattaacaagacagtcaaatttgttcgtgcatttctcgattacattgaagcgtgctaagaaattgttcggaacagcagtgttatgatctttgcaataatgcctgtaaatagatgacgccttttgacggtgtccctcaacgcgcgtgtgaaggtggccctttgtgtacccgacataacctgcatcgcacaggtcacacttgaataaataaacaacgcattgctgggTTACGATGTTAGGCTTGGGCTCACGCAAACTTAGATCTTGTTTAAGCTTGCGGCTAGTAAACACGGGTTGAATGGTCTTCTGCACCTTGCTACTAAGATCTCTAAGTTGTCGTTTGACAGACACTGCAGCATCCTGATCTTTATAGGGGATAACTATCCGGATGGCGTCATCGGTATGCTGTTTAGGTTGGTCCACTGCGACTCTCGAGGTGATAAACCTGTTGATGACGGAATCAATAAGGTGATTCGGATACCTCAGCTTACGGAAAACTTCTCTCAGACGTTCACACTCTTCTGAAAAATGCGCCCAAGATGATGATAGCCGGTGCGCACGATCAAGCATTGTGACGAGCAAGCCATGCTTGTAGCGGCTGTCCACATGGCTATGATAGTGCAGGAGTAGCCCTGTGTTTGTCGGCTTGacgtaaacctttgtttcaacacatgGTGCGCGATTTAAAAGCTGTACCCCAAGGAAAGGGAGCATCCCATTTTTCTCTACCTCCATAGTGAAGCTCACGGCGCTATGGGCGTGGTTCAGAGTATCCAAAAATTGTGTAGCCGCTGCCAGATCCGGCATCCTGACTAGAGTGTCGTCTACGTAGCGGCGGTAAAATTCTGGGAGTTTTCCTTGACTTTTTAGGGACCCTTCAATAGAGCACATAAATACATTAGCCAAAAGGGGTCCAAGGGGAGACCCTATAGCTACTCCATCGGTCTGTTCGTATAGGGCCCCGTCGAACTGAAACAGCTGCCCCTTTGTAGCAACGTGCAGAAGATCAACGAGATCAGTTCTGGTCAAGTTTAGATCATACGTGTCGTTGAACCAGTTGTTCTCGAAAGCTTTTCGTGCCAGGATGTCAATTGTTTCGTCTAAGGGTACATTTGTGAAGAGCGATGAGACGTCATAAGATACCAAGATTTCTCCCGGGTTTATCTTAACTCCACGAATTTCATTTGTGAAGGCAAAGATATCAGTGATGGTATGTTCGTTTACCGACAAGGGCTTAAGCTTAGCATCAAGCCATTTAGCAAGGGCGTAGTTGTAAGTGCCCGTAGCAGATAATATAGGACGCATTGCTAATTGCCTCTTGTGGGTCTTGGGCAACCCGTATAAGTGAGCCAGTCTTGATCCGGTACGTCGAACGGAGTCAGCAATCGCCGATGGTAAAATTCTGCGCACTGTTGACTCTaccagtttttctttctctagtAGGGGATAGTAATACTTAGGTGGTCTCCCTTTACTTTTTGGTCTCTCTAAGGGGACAGCACGGAATTTGCTTGTATCATTCACAGAGGCCTGCGACAACAACCGCAGATATTCCTGCTTATCCATCACGACTACACCTGACCCTTTGTCCGGTTTAGTGATAACAATGTCATCGCGTCTCTTTAATTCTTCGATGGCTGCTAGAAGTGCCTTAGGGGGACGCGGGCCTTTCCGTTCAATGTAGTTGAGAGCCACAGATCGAAGTGTAGTGGCAGCCAGTTCTTTCATTTTCTCATCGGAGAGACTGCGCTCGAGGCTCCAATAGGCCTTCTCGAGGGATGCTTTCACCTCTATTGGAGATACACGTTGTGGTAGGGCAAAATTCAAACCCCGACAAAGCACAAGCTTCTGGAAAAACGAGAGTTCGTAGGATGAGATGTTCAAGATATGCTCGTCCAGGTCCATCTGATTGTTGATAAGACGTGAGATCTTGCGCGTATGGGTGGTGATAACTTCTTGGTGATATCTTGCTCGAAGACTGGTCATTGTACGGAGAATACAAATGTAGTGCAAAGAACTGCAATTTTGACGAATCTCATCATAGATGGAGTTGATTTCACGCTTCAAGGCTAAACTCTGCTTGAACTTCTCTTTTAGCTCTTCCCTCTTCTCTTTTAGCTCTTCCCTAATAATCATCATCTTGGGCGCATTTTTCAGAAGAGTGTGAACGTCTGAGAGAAGTTTTCCGTAAGCTGAGGTATCCGAATCACCTTATTGATTCCGTCATCAACAGGTTTATCACCTCGAGAGTCGCAGTGGACCAACCTAAACAGCATACCGATGACGCCATCCGGATAGTTATCCCCTATAAAGATCAGGATGCTGCAGTGTCTGTCAAACGACAACTTAGAGATCTTAGTAGCAAGGTGCAGAAGACCATTCAACCCGTGTTTACTAGCCGCAAGCTTAAACAAGATCTAAGTTTGCGTGAGCCCAAGCCTAACATCGTAAcccagcaatgcgttgtttatttattcaagtgtgacctgtgcgatgcaggttatgtcgggtacacaaagggccaccttcacacgcgcgttgagggacaccgtcaaaaggcgtcatctatttacaggcattattgcaaagatcataacactgctgttccaaacaatttcttagcacgcttcaatgtaatcgagaaatgcacgaacaaatttgactgccttgttaatgaaatgctgtgtattcaatatcctaaaccagcattgaatgtacagtcggattctcttcgtgctaaagtattcatgtaattagcttggcactcttttatgcaaattcgttttaacgtagcctttttacaaaccgcattttatctttataatcttgataatggcgcaagatgcaccgaaacgtcggtttctttcacttatatttcttgtttcatgtaaCCAGTTTATTATGTTTTTTATTGATGCATAAAATAGGTGACCGATATTCGCGTCAGGGTGTAAGTGGTAAGTATTGTAAAACGCCGTTTTAAAGGCATCACTGAACACTATAGTAATATTTAAATATGTTTGCTATCGCATATTTATACAACTCACCAGATCCTCGCGTTCTAGTTTCCTTGGGTGCAAAGTCCTTAAAGTGTGCAAGAAAATAATGTTAACACTACAAAATAACTCATATGTATCAATGGTATGGTGCTAGCCTGCTAAACGAACAACGTGACGATTTTCGAGAACTCCCGGAGGCTCCACATTGAGCTTTTACTCAATGCATCTTGGTTCGAGAGAATTCTTTTGGCTAAACCCCTTTCCACAAGTGTGATGAACTGAACGGCAACAAATGCCAacgtttcttgttgtttttggtgaaaaaaaagaagatctCGGGAGAGAACGGCAGCAATATGGGCGATGGACATATATGGGTTCATACGATGTTGACTCTTAtcccgggagggggggggggggggaggggtactgccatatatggactatataggtatgtgccgatgtgccgctgtgaagggtatggttttcaagcagtttactctaggatagagtcaggagcccatctggagcgtgcaacctccatacagcgtctgtgaaacggccttttcacaagtaggtttatttttagactagcccttcccgcgaattaggtaaaaaaacaaagtaattgcttaaaatttaatacgttttgtttaatttgaataTGTATAGCAACACGCCCTCTAAAAATCGTTTGTCAATGATCCAAATAGACCAacttcgatatattaaaattcagtcctaaacaaaaggcatcatctcgaggctctggggaatagagttaactgaatagagtgtaatgtgaagtgctagatttcaatcccatatgaaccatgtgagcgttagccctacagatggaaatgggcccacacaaggacagagaaaaactctgaccagggtgggaattgaacccacgaccttcgggttagatctccgccgctctaccgactgagctacaaggtcagacgggagcaggccgtgggaagtgaagatgttaaagtcacggcaatgaacatgtacaagtacaaggaaaggttacgtttatacaaacgttggccgtgtagcacttatattttaaacagagttaactgaatagagtgtaatgtgaagtgctaaatttcaatcccatatgaaccatgtgagcgttagccctagagatggaaatgggcccacacaaggacagagaaaaactctgaccagggtgggaattgaacccacgaccttcgggttagatctccgccgctctaccgactgagctacaaggtcagacgggagcaggccgtggaaagtgaagatgttaaagtcacggcaatgaacatgtacaagtacaaggaaaggttacgtttatacagagtttttctctgtccttgtgtgggcccatttccatctgtaaggctaacgctcacatggttcatatgggattgaaatctagcacttcacattacactctattcagttaacgctgtttaaaatataagtgctacacggccaacgtttgtataaacgtaacctttccttgtacttgtacatgttcattgccgtgactttaacatcttcacttcccacggcctgctcccgtctgaccttgtagctcagtcggtagagcggcggagatctaactcgaaggtcgtgggctcaattcccaccctggtcagagtttttctctgtccttgggtgggcccatttccatctgtagggctaacgctcacatggttcatatgggattgaaatctagcacttcacattacactctattcagttaactctgtttaaaatataagtgctacacggccaacgtttgtataaacgtaacctttccttgtacttgtacatgttcattgccgtgactttaacatcttcactttccacggcctgctcccgtctgaccttgtagctcagtcggtagagcggcggagatctaacccgaaggtcgtgggttcaattcccaccctggtcagagtttttctctgtccttgtgtgggcccatttccatctgtagggctaacgctcacatggttcatatgggattgaaatctagcacttcacattacaccctattcagttaactctgtttaaaatataagtgctacacggccaacgtttgtataaacgtaacctttccttgtacttgtacatgttcattgccgtgactttaacatcttcacttcccacggcctgctcccgtctgaccttgtagctcagtcggtagagcggcggagatctaacccgaaggtcgtgggctcaattcccaccctggtcagagtttttctctgtccttgtgtgggcccatttccatctgtagggctaacgctcacatggttcatatgggattgaaatctagcacttcacattacactctattcagttaactctgtttaaaatataagtgctacacggccaacgtttgtataaacgtaacctttccttgtacttgtacatgttcattgccgtgactttaacatcttcacttcccacggcctgctcccgtttgaccttgtagctcagtcggtagagcggcggagatctaacccgaaggtcgtgggttcaattcccaccctggtcagagtttttctctgtccttgtgtgggcccatttccatctgtagggctaacgctcacatggttcatatgggattgaaatctagcacttcacattacaccctattcagttaactctgtttaaaatataagtgctacacggccaacgtttgtataaacgtaacctttccttgctctggggaataaactgatacaaatccttatatttattccacagagcctcgagatgatgcgttttgtttaggactgaattttaatatatcgaaagagGTCAATTGAAACAAGAATAAAATGACATCAAACAGAGTGAAGGCTTTTTTCACAACATTCTCAAAGTCCAAAGTTGTACCTTTTGTTGGAACAAAACATTAATTAACGACAATTTAAATCTCCTTGTCGGATGCGACTTTTTAACCCATACATGTTCAAGTTACCAATTATAACGACGGAAAAGTCTGAGATATATTGGTGAAATTTAGCATGGCGTTTCCGGCAACGGCATACGCCAATACTGCAAATTGCGTTGTGCCGAAATTCAAAGAACcttaagcccggtttacactacagaaattttttggcacggctcgggtgaaattagcacgggtcccaaaaaacaaaggttcggctcggataaaatttgcagtgtaaacaacctgtcagtaccaaattcatccgtgccgaaccaaaattcttactcgtgctgggaccttcggagaggtagtccgagcacgggtgaaaatggtacgggtgctgaaaaaataggcacggctcggatagaacaagtagtgtaaacactttaaagggccaaatttgagccttaattcatataggctagcggttttttgcgtatatttcaagatggctgctcattctccaccaaaatcaaGCGAActttcttgattataattgaactgcgcatgtcctgcaagagaacttacccgggcccagaaattttggcacggtatttttgatacggtaaaaatggtgtagtgtaaataaagtttgccgagctctttttaggcacccgtgccaatttcactcgagccgtgccgaaaattttctgtagtgtaaaccgggctttagtTTTCTCTTATTGTTTGCTTGTCATCTGCGAATATCGTCGGAACAACTCTTCGAAAGAGACACAGACAAGTTCCGGGCAGATAATTTTCGTGTTTTCAATGATGGTTGGTCGTTTTCCGTACTAAACGCGGATTTAGAACTCTCTTATGATCGGAATGATTCACTTACCTTGAAAAGAAAGCGGCATTCAGAAGCCAGGAAAAAGGCAACGAAATAAAAAGCTACTGCTACACCTCCCGGACGCATGTTGATATAAGAGTCTTCTTGTTtattctggaaaaaaaatacacaaacaaATTGTTAACGGCTTTTCGATCCGTTTTTACTCATAGAACGCAGTAAGACAATTAAAAATTGTAAAACTCCTAAGTTGTGTGCTCAGAATAATGTTATAAACAAGAAAGATATTAAAACTGAAACACTTTGTTGAGCTTTACCACGATCTCGTCTATTTCAGTACCACAACCCCTGAGATATAAAAGCAACGAAGAAAGCAAAGCCAACTAAACTATAACTTTAAATCAACCTCGCGATATCGTAACAATTGGCGGTCGCGCTAGCAGTGTGGGCGAAGTATATACCATTACCGGCTTTACTGGCAAGAACCTGGAACGGCTTTGAGTTATTAAAAAGACACTGGAATGGGACCGTCGAGACTGTcccaaaaatgccaaaaatcaAACTTTAAGTACCCTATTTGATTTTACGAAATTTCTTACTTGTTAGCCACAGATATCCGGCAAGAAACGTCAGACTCTCTAAAGAGAGAGATAACATTATAGAAAGGGAATTCCCACTGAATCACTTCTTTTATTGCTGCGAAGCCTTAGCGAAGCAGCAACACTATTTCTGACTGACCGAGTGGGGCCTGGGCGCTTTATGATCTGTGATCTCTCGCGATCCGTTTTTTTTCGGTGGCGATGATTTTGAAAAGCTGCTGCCGCTGTGTCATTTAAATATGGACATGATTATCGAAATGTGGACTGTTCATTTTGCTGAAAGTTCTGTGCGAATTTGCATCCTTAATACAAGAAGTTCTCAGCTTGCTTTCTTTTTCACATACTTGTTGTTCTCTTTAGTCTATTTTTCATGCTTTCCATATACACCAGAAAAAAAtggcctttttaaaattaaatttgcacATATCTTAAATAAAGCTCTTTTTAGTCTTTTGAAGTAAGTATCAAACATGTTCACTTTTCAAGGAGTTTTCTTGAGATTGTTCCCCAACAATTCTTATACTCATTTACGCGCACCTTTTAGCCTGCCGCGTACGTTGTCCATTTTATTAGCTAGATCTCGCATACCAAcattttaagtgccaaaaacgTCAAGACAAATCCAATAAAAGTTGAGCTCGTGTGGAAGAATTCAttaggagcttaacttgggtcagaaatgtgggtccccgctgtttaggtaaaaaaaaattaccaaaatctcagtgggagttgtaacaagactcacactaaaaaggcagagcgagagacaaagggagagagaggtgttaatttcgacacatttgttgggccgacttcgactgacgacaaatatctcaaattactttaaattaattttgagtgacgtgtcaaaatagtccagatgCACAAGAAATCAACCTGAAATATTtcctaaaacacggtttacaacggccagcatcatgcattaaaaaatggaaaattatttctttattctctttatttcaaattaatttaaacacaggcaaattatatcttaactttcaggctatcGAGATGCAAgttgttttgcccggcatacactttttTCAACAGCAACgttgaattggttcttttctgattttaaagcaatccatttttaagttttatacttctggaactcgataactgaggaataaaactcaacggctattacaccttcgaacatctgcttccctaattctcgggttaaacatgaaacgtttgtgatgtattggtatatttgttaatttaaacacaggcaaattattttgtcagttaactttgaggcaccgagatgcaacttgttttgcctggcatacacttttctcaacagcaacgttgaactggttcttttctgattttaaagcaatccattttaaagttttatactcatggaactcgataactctgataactgaggaataaaactcaaaagtgattacaccttcgaacatctgcttccctaattctccggttaaacatgaaacgttagtgatgtattggtgtatttgttaatttaaacacaggcaaattatttcttaactgtcaacctaccgagatgcaacttgttttgcctggcatacacatttctcaacagcaacggtgaattggttctttcctgattttaaagcaatccatttttaagttttatactcatggaactcgataactgaggaataaaactcaacagctattacctTCGAATATCTGCttcctaattctccggttaaacatgaaacgttagtgatgtattagtgtatttgttaatttaaacacaggcaaattatttcttaactgtcaggctaccgagatgcaacttggtttgcctggca
This window harbors:
- the LOC138045489 gene encoding uncharacterized protein isoform X1; translation: MDRESVFSGHPGKTSCISNKQEDSYINMRPGGVAVAFYFVAFFLASECRFLFKDFAPKETRTRGSATCRSGMIMYHNVTTPVKSASCKECQCSGGNISNCSFHACDLGLAWNACEKWEVRIPGVCCPKCVCFHAGKLMNPGDSWARTLASGERYHCTCTGSIVDCSLMRCPKCPHGILKAHEEWCPQCRPEPTSPAFTIPSPFRLHDNKK
- the LOC138045489 gene encoding uncharacterized protein isoform X7, translated to MCMPGKTSCISNKQEDSYINMRPGGVAVAFYFVAFFLASECRFLFKDFAPKETRTRGSVCFHAGKLMNPGDSWARTLASGERYHCTCTGSIVDCSLMRCPKCPHGILKAHEEWCPQCRPEPTSPAFTIPSPFRLHDNKK
- the LOC138045489 gene encoding uncharacterized protein isoform X5, with translation MPGKTSCISNKQEDSYINMRPGGVAVAFYFVAFFLASECRFLFKDFAPKETRTRGSATCRSGMIMYHNVTTPVKSASCKECQCSGGNISNCSFHACDLGLAWNACEKWEVRIPGVCCPKCVCFHAGKLMNPGDSWARTLASGERYHCTCTGSIVDCSLMRCPKCPHGILKAHEEWCPQCRPEPTSPAFTIPSPFRLHDNKK
- the LOC138045489 gene encoding uncharacterized protein isoform X3, whose translation is MPGKTSCISNKQEDSYINMRPGGVAVAFYFVAFFLASECRFLFKDFAPKETRTRGSATCRSGMIMYHNVTTPVKSASCKECQCSGGNISNCSFHACDLGLAWNACEKWEVRIPGVCCPKCVCFHAGKLMNPGDSWARTLASGERYHCTCTGSIVDCSLMRCPKCPHGILKAHEEWCPQCRPEPTSPAFTIPSPFRLHDNKK
- the LOC138045489 gene encoding uncharacterized protein isoform X6, coding for MRPGGVAVAFYFVAFFLASECRFLFKDFAPKETRTRGSATCRSGMIMYHNVTTPVKSASCKECQCSGGNISNCSFHACDLGLAWNACEKWEVRIPGVCCPKCVCFHAGKLMNPGDSWARTLASGERYHCTCTGSIVDCSLMRCPKCPHGILKAHEEWCPQCRPEPTSPAFTIPSPFRLHDNKK
- the LOC138045489 gene encoding uncharacterized protein isoform X2, producing MCMPGKTSCISNKQEDSYINMRPGGVAVAFYFVAFFLASECRFLFKDFAPKETRTRGSATCRSGMIMYHNVTTPVKSASCKECQCSGGNISNCSFHACDLGLAWNACEKWEVRIPGVCCPKCVCFHAGKLMNPGDSWARTLASGERYHCTCTGSIVDCSLMRCPKCPHGILKAHEEWCPQCRPEPTSPAFTIPSPFRLHDNKK
- the LOC138053572 gene encoding uncharacterized protein — protein: MMIIREELKEKREELKEKFKQSLALKREINSIYDEIRQNCSSLHYICILRTMTSLRARYHQEVITTHTRKISRLINNQMDLDEHILNISSYELSFFQKLVLCRGLNFALPQRVSPIEVKASLEKAYWSLERSLSDEKMKELAATTLRSVALNYIERKGPRPPKALLAAIEELKRRDDIVITKPDKGSGVVVMDKQEYLRLLSQASVNDTSKFRAVPLERPKSKGRPPKYYYPLLEKEKLVESTVRRILPSAIADSVRRTGSRLAHLYGLPKTHKRQLAMRPILSATGTYNYALAKWLDAKLKPLSVNEHTITDIFAFTNEIRGVKINPGEILVSYDVSSLFTNVPLDETIDILARKAFENNWFNDTYDLNLTRTDLVDLLHVATKGQLFQFDGALYEQTDGVAIGSPLGPLLANVFMCSIEGSLKSQGKLPEFYRRYVDDTLVRMPDLAAATQFLDTLNHAHSAVSFTMEVEKNGMLPFLGVQLLNRAPCVETKVYVKPTNTGLLLHYHSHVDSRYKHGLLVTMLDRAHRLSSSWAHFSEECERLREVFRKLRYPNHLIDSVINRFITSRVAVDQPKQHTDDAIRIVIPYKDQDAAVSVKRQLRDLSSKVQKTIQPVFTSRKLKQDLSLREPKPNIVTQQCVVYLFKCDLCDAGYVGYTKGHLHTRVEGHRQKASSIYRHYCKDHNTAVPNNFLARFNVIEKCTNKFDCLVNEMLCIQYLKPALNVQSDSLRAKVFM